In the Cylindrospermopsis raciborskii Cr2010 genome, TTGTAGCTGTGACTACAATCTTCTAGCTTGAAAGAGGAGGACAATAAGTTGGCAAGGAGACGTAAAAGAAAAAGCCGTCGTCGTCAGGAAGGACGACGGATTCTGGAAAATGTGCCTCAGTACAGCATAGAAAGCGGCGAAGACAAACCAGTGACAGCAGCGAGAAAGTTTATTCACGCTGAAGGTATCTTGCCTCCTGCCTTGCTATTAGTAAAAAGGAACGAACACACCACAGACCGTTATTTTTGGGCGGAAAAGGGTCTGTTTGGTGCTCAATACGTAGAAGAGAACCATTTTTTATTCCCTAGCTTGAGAATGTTGGAAACTCCAGCTAGTGCA is a window encoding:
- a CDS encoding DUF3155 domain-containing protein, which encodes MARRRKRKSRRRQEGRRILENVPQYSIESGEDKPVTAARKFIHAEGILPPALLLVKRNEHTTDRYFWAEKGLFGAQYVEENHFLFPSLRMLETPASAEQLVNLANR